Below is a window of Paramagnetospirillum magneticum AMB-1 DNA.
CGCCCTGATCCAGAACCTCCAGAAGCACGTCGAGGTGGACGAGCCGGAAGAGGACGAGATGGAAGGCTTCATCGCCGACCGTGATCTGGCCTTCGAGAATGTCGCCAACGAGGACGAGATGATCGAGGACGGCATGTCCATCAACGATACCGGCGCCGATTTCGACGTGGATTCCGGCGACGAATAAGCCTGTGATGCAAGGCCGCCCGTTCCCATCTTGAAAGATGGGCGGGCGGCCTTGTTTTTTTATTTTTCCTCTTTTCCCGCCGACGCTCCCCGTCCAAACTCAAGGGAGTGAGAGGGTGAGGTGATGCCGCGATGATGCGCCAATTTGAACTGGTGGAGCGCGTCAAGTCCTACGATCCCAATGCGGACGAGGACGCCATCAACCGCGCCTATGTCTTCGCCATGAAGATGCATGGCTCGCAATTGCGGGCCTCGGGCGATCCCTATTTCTCGCACCCCATCGAAGTGGCGGGCATCCTGACCAAGTACCGTCTGGATTCCGCCTCGATCATCACCGCCTTGCTGCATGACACAATCGAGGACACGCCGGCGACGCTCGACGATATCGAGAAGCTGTTCGGGCGCGAAATCGGCCGTCTGGTGGACGGCGTCACCAAGCTGAACCGCATCGAGCTGCAATCGGACCACGCCAAGCAGGCCGAGAATCTGCGCAAGCTGGTGCTGGCCATGAGCGAGGACATCCGCGTCCTGCTGGTCAAGCTGGCCGACCGCATGCACAACATGCGCACCCTTCACTACATCAAGAATCCCGACAAGCGCCGTCGCATCGCCATGGAGACCATGGAGATCTATGCGCCGCTGGCCGAACGCATCGGCATGCAGGGCATCAAGATGGAGCTGGAGGATCTGGCCTTCGCCGAGCTGCACCCGGATGCGCGCGGCTCCATCGTGGCGCGCCTGTCTTTCCTGCGCGAGCAGGGCGGCGACCTGATCGGCCGCATTCTGGACGAACTGCGCTCCATCCTGGCCGAGCCGGGGATCAAGGCCGTGGTCTCGGGGCGTGAGAAGACGCCTTATTCCATCTGGCAGAAGATGCAGCGCAAGAACGTGGGGTTCGAGCAGCTCTCCGACATCATGGCGTTCCGCGTCGCCGTGGATAATGTGGAGGACTGCTATCGGGCGCTGGGGGTGATCCACTCCAAGTACCCCATGGTTCCCAACCGGTTCAAGGACTACATCTCGACGCCCAAGCCCAACGGCTACCGCTCGCTGCATACCGGCGTGTTCGGGCCCGAGCGCCACCGCATCGAGGTGCAGATCCGCACCAGCGAGATGCACGAAGTGGCCGAACTGGGCGTCGCCGCCCACTGGAAGTACAAGGGCGGCGGCGGCGAAGGCGGCAACATGACCGACGGCCGCCAGTACCGCTGGCTGCGCGAGCTGCTGGATATTCTGGAGCACGCCTCCAACCCCGAGGAATTCCTGGAGCACACCAAGCTGGAGATGTTCTCCGACCAGGTGTTCTGCTTCACCCCCAAGGGCGACCTGATCTCGCTGCCGCGCGGCGCCTGCCCGGTGGATTTCGCCTATGCCGTCCACTCCCAGGTGGGCGACACCTGCGTCGGCGCCAAGGTCAACGGCCGCATCATGCCGCTGCGCACTCAGCTGCAGAATGGCGACCAGGTCGACATCATCACCTCCAAGGCGCAGACGCCCAATCCCACCTGGGAACGCTTCGTCGTCACCGGCAAGGCCCGCGCCCGCATCCGCCGCTTCATCCGCACCCAGCAGCGCGCCCAGTACACGGAATTGGGCCGCGCCATCCTGGTGCGCTCGTTCCGCCAGGAAGGCTACGAGTTCACGGAAAAGGCCCTGGAAGGGGTGCTGCGCATCTTCAAGGCGCCCTCGGCCGAGGATCTGCTGGCCCTGGTGGGTGAGGGCACGCTGACCGCCCGCGAGGTGGTCTCCACCGTGTTCCCCGAGCTGAAGGCCCAGGCCAACCGCAACGATAACGTGGTGGCGCTGAAGGTCCGCGGCGACAAACCGTCCACCAACAAGAAGGACAAGGCCGGCGCAGTGCCCATCAAGGGGCTGATCCCCGGCATGGCCATGCATTTCGCCGGCTGCTGCCACCCGCTGCCCGGCGACCGCATCGTCGGCATCGTCAGCACCGGCAAGGGCGTCACCATTCACACCATCGACTGCGAGAACCTGGAACAGTTCGCCGAAGCGCCCGAGCGCTGGCTGGACCTTGCCTGGGACGAGGCCGATTCGGCCGCCCATGTGGGCCGCATCGATCTGGTGGTGACCAACGAGCCCGGCGCCTTCGGCGCCATCTCCACGGTGATCGCCAAGAACATGGGCAACATCACCAATCTCAAGATCACCAACCGCACCACCGATTTCTTCGAGATGCTGATCGATATCGAGGTGAGGGACGTCAAGCATCTGACCAACGTCATCGCCGCCCTGCGCGCCACGCCGGCCATCAACTCGGTGGATCGGGCGCGGAATTAGCGATTAGCCACAGATGAACACAGATAAGCACAGATGATCATGACGCGATCACGCCGAGCGGCCGTGGTCCCGCAGTCTATGCGTTTTGATCTGTGTTCATCTGTGTTCATCTGTGGCCCATTTCTCAACGGAGTTTAATGGCCATGACCCGCCTGCGCCTCGGCGTCAACATCGACCACGTCGCCACCATCCGCAATGCCCGCGGTGGGCACCATCCCGATCCGGTCCGGGCGGCCCATATGGCGGCGGCGGCGGGGGCGGACGGCATCACGGCGCATCTGCGTGAGGACCGGCGCCATATCTCGGACCGCGACATGGAGCGTCTGGCCAACGAGATCTCCCTGCCGCTCAATTTCGAGATGGCGGCCACCGAGGAGATGGTGTCCATCGCCCTGCGCCACCGGCCGCATGCCGCCTGCATCGTGCCGGAGAAGCGCGAGGAGCGCACCACCGAGGGCGGACTCGACGTGGTCGGCCAGTTCGAGAGCCTGAAGCCTCTGGTCGGGCGGCTGTCCGAGGCCGGCATCCGCGTCTCCATGTTCATCGAGGCCGATCCTCGGCAGCTGGACGCCTCGAAGGCGCTGGGGGCGCCGGTGATCGAGCTGCATACGGGCGCCTATTGCGATGCGGAGGGCGAGGCCCGCGACCGCGAATTCGCCCGCATCAAGGCCGCCGCCGCCCATGCCCAGGCCATCGGCCTGGAATGTCATGCCGGCCACGGTCTCAGCTACGACACGGTCAAGCCGGTGGCGGCCATCACCTCCATCATGGAACTGAATATCGGCCACTTCCTGGTGGGCGAGGCGATCTTCGTCGGCCTGGACGCGTCCATCCGCCACATGCGCCGCCTGATGGACGAGGCGCGGGGAGCCTAGCTCGCCTGGGGCTGGCTGTGCCACCAGATGCGGGCCTCCCGGCACAGGCCGTCGGCGAAGTCGGCCTGAAGGATGCCGTCCAGCACCATGCGCGGCAGCGGGTCGCCGGGCTGGCGGTTCGGCAGGCCGGTGCCCGTGGACCTGGCCCAGATCTGGAACAGCTCCTCGGAAGCGACCAGATAGGTGACGTGCCAATGGGCGATGCCGCCGCCGTCCTGGCTGGCCAGGATCTGGTAGTTGACCTGGATGTCTTCCTGAAGCTGCACCCGCTTCCAGTACTCCATCAGCGCGGCGCTGCCCTCCTGAACCTGGAAGGGGGTGTTGTGGTATCGCCCCCCGGCCGCGAAAAGGGCCGCGAACATGCTGGGGTCGCGCTGTTCCCAGGCGGCTTTGTAGCCTTGCATGAAGCTTTCGATGGTCATCTTGGGGTTCCCTGCGGGTTTCGTTTCATCACATGCTTGTTCCCGTCCCGGCAGGATTCTACCATCTCCAGCCGAACCAGGAGAGTGAGACGTCCATGATCATCGGCCTCGGCAACGATCTGGTGGATATCCGCCGCATCGAGGACAGCCTGGAGCGGTTCGGCGAGCGTTTCATCGCCAAGGTCTTCACCGAAGCCGAGCGGGCGACCGCCGAACGGCGGAGCGGGCGGGCGCGCTCCGGGGCCTATGCCAAGCGCTTCGCCGCCAAGGAGGCGCTGGTCAAGGCGCTGGGCAAGGACGGCGTGAGCTGGCGCGATATCGAGGTCGCCAACGACGGCGACGGGCGCCCGTTTCTGTCGCTGAGCGGCGGGGCGGCGGCGCTTCTGGCGCGGCGGATTCCGGCCGGGATGATCGCCCGTCTGCACCTTTCCCTGTCCGACGATTACCCCCTGGCCCAGGCCGTGGTGATCGTCGAAGCCCAGCCTGCTTGACATCGTTCGCGCAGGCTGGCTTGATCTCGGCGACGCTCAATGCCTCGGCCGAGGCTGGTGTCATGTATTTCAATGGGATAAACGGCGATATTCATGTCTAAAGGCAAGTCGGGCGGAATGGGTGAGACGATCCGCACCATCGTCTACGCCATGCTGATCGCCGGAGGTGTGCGCACCTTGGCCTTCGAGCCCTTCAACATTCCCTCGGGGTCCATGATCCCGACCTTGCTGATCGGCGACTATCTGTTCGTCTCCAAATACGCCTATGGCTATTCCCGCTATTCCCTGCCGTTCGGCTTCGGGCCGGGGGGCGGGCGGATCATGGAGCGCACGCCCGAGCGCGGCGACGTGATCGTCTTCCGCAAGCCGCCGGAGAACAAGGTCGACTACATCAAGCGGGTGGTGGGCCTGCCCGGCGACCGCATCCAGGTCAAGGGCGGCATCCTGCACATCAACGGCACCGCCGTGGATAGGAAGCGCATCGAGGACTTCGTCGAGCGCGATCGCGACGGCAATATCCTGCGCGCCCCGCAATATGTCGAGACGCTGCCCAACGGGCGCAAGCACAAGATCATCGAATTCCTGGGCGACAACGGCCCCGCCGACAACACCATGGAATACGTGGTGCCCGCCGGCCATTACTTCATGATGGGCGACAACCGCGACAATTCGGCGGATTCGCGCTTCCTGTCCGAGGTGGGCTATGTCCCGGCCGAGAATTTCGTCGGGCGGGCCGAAATCCTGTTCTTCTCGGGCGACGGCAGCGCCGCCCTGTGGGAAGTCTGGCGTTGGCCCTGGGCCATCCGCTATTCCCGCCTGCTTCAGGGGATCGAGTAGCGCCATGAAGGGCGCCGCCGCCGAGCTTTCCGCGCTGCTGGGGCATGCCTTCGCACGGCCCGAGCTTCTGGCCCAGGCCCTGACCCATCCCAGCATGCACCAGGGCCGCAAGTCCCGGACCTCCGACCCTTACGAGCGGCTGGAGTTCCTGGGGGACCGCGTCCTGGGGCTGGTGGTGGCCGAGATGCTGTTCTCCCGCTTTCCCAACGAGGCCGAGGGCGCCCTGGCCCGCCGCCACGCCGCCCTGGTGCGCCGCGAGGCGGTGGCGCGCATCGCCACCGAGATCGGCCTGGGGCGCTGTCTGGTGCTGGCCAAGGGCGAGGATGACGCGGGGGGGCGGGCCAAT
It encodes the following:
- a CDS encoding RelA/SpoT family protein; translation: MMRQFELVERVKSYDPNADEDAINRAYVFAMKMHGSQLRASGDPYFSHPIEVAGILTKYRLDSASIITALLHDTIEDTPATLDDIEKLFGREIGRLVDGVTKLNRIELQSDHAKQAENLRKLVLAMSEDIRVLLVKLADRMHNMRTLHYIKNPDKRRRIAMETMEIYAPLAERIGMQGIKMELEDLAFAELHPDARGSIVARLSFLREQGGDLIGRILDELRSILAEPGIKAVVSGREKTPYSIWQKMQRKNVGFEQLSDIMAFRVAVDNVEDCYRALGVIHSKYPMVPNRFKDYISTPKPNGYRSLHTGVFGPERHRIEVQIRTSEMHEVAELGVAAHWKYKGGGGEGGNMTDGRQYRWLRELLDILEHASNPEEFLEHTKLEMFSDQVFCFTPKGDLISLPRGACPVDFAYAVHSQVGDTCVGAKVNGRIMPLRTQLQNGDQVDIITSKAQTPNPTWERFVVTGKARARIRRFIRTQQRAQYTELGRAILVRSFRQEGYEFTEKALEGVLRIFKAPSAEDLLALVGEGTLTAREVVSTVFPELKAQANRNDNVVALKVRGDKPSTNKKDKAGAVPIKGLIPGMAMHFAGCCHPLPGDRIVGIVSTGKGVTIHTIDCENLEQFAEAPERWLDLAWDEADSAAHVGRIDLVVTNEPGAFGAISTVIAKNMGNITNLKITNRTTDFFEMLIDIEVRDVKHLTNVIAALRATPAINSVDRARN
- a CDS encoding pyridoxine 5'-phosphate synthase — protein: MTRLRLGVNIDHVATIRNARGGHHPDPVRAAHMAAAAGADGITAHLREDRRHISDRDMERLANEISLPLNFEMAATEEMVSIALRHRPHAACIVPEKREERTTEGGLDVVGQFESLKPLVGRLSEAGIRVSMFIEADPRQLDASKALGAPVIELHTGAYCDAEGEARDREFARIKAAAAHAQAIGLECHAGHGLSYDTVKPVAAITSIMELNIGHFLVGEAIFVGLDASIRHMRRLMDEARGA
- a CDS encoding nuclear transport factor 2 family protein, which produces MTIESFMQGYKAAWEQRDPSMFAALFAAGGRYHNTPFQVQEGSAALMEYWKRVQLQEDIQVNYQILASQDGGGIAHWHVTYLVASEELFQIWARSTGTGLPNRQPGDPLPRMVLDGILQADFADGLCREARIWWHSQPQAS
- the acpS gene encoding holo-ACP synthase, whose protein sequence is MIIGLGNDLVDIRRIEDSLERFGERFIAKVFTEAERATAERRSGRARSGAYAKRFAAKEALVKALGKDGVSWRDIEVANDGDGRPFLSLSGGAAALLARRIPAGMIARLHLSLSDDYPLAQAVVIVEAQPA
- the lepB gene encoding signal peptidase I, whose translation is MSKGKSGGMGETIRTIVYAMLIAGGVRTLAFEPFNIPSGSMIPTLLIGDYLFVSKYAYGYSRYSLPFGFGPGGGRIMERTPERGDVIVFRKPPENKVDYIKRVVGLPGDRIQVKGGILHINGTAVDRKRIEDFVERDRDGNILRAPQYVETLPNGRKHKIIEFLGDNGPADNTMEYVVPAGHYFMMGDNRDNSADSRFLSEVGYVPAENFVGRAEILFFSGDGSAALWEVWRWPWAIRYSRLLQGIE
- the rnc gene encoding ribonuclease III, which translates into the protein MKGAAAELSALLGHAFARPELLAQALTHPSMHQGRKSRTSDPYERLEFLGDRVLGLVVAEMLFSRFPNEAEGALARRHAALVRREAVARIATEIGLGRCLVLAKGEDDAGGRANPGILADACEAVIGALYADAGFAVAASFVRSRWEPMMEEALAPPKDAKTGLQEWAQGRGKPLPHYQVLGQEGPPHEPIFLIEVSVEGVGSAVGRGASKRVAEQAAAGLLLEQVKT